A section of the Quatrionicoccus australiensis genome encodes:
- the ptsN gene encoding PTS IIA-like nitrogen regulatory protein PtsN: MNNPLTNILPASQVLLDLDASSKKRVFEQAGMLFESHLGLARSVIFDSLFAREKLGSTGLGQGIAIPHGRIKGLKQASGAFMRLTTPVPFDSPDGRPVNLLFVLLVPEQATEQHLQILSELAQRFSDRTFREALLAASDAAAIVTLFQS, encoded by the coding sequence ATGAACAACCCCCTAACGAATATTCTGCCGGCTTCGCAGGTGCTTCTCGACCTTGATGCCAGCAGCAAAAAACGGGTGTTCGAACAGGCCGGCATGCTTTTCGAGAGCCATCTCGGACTCGCCCGCTCGGTCATTTTCGACAGTCTGTTCGCCCGTGAAAAACTTGGCTCGACCGGTCTCGGTCAGGGCATTGCCATTCCGCATGGCCGCATCAAGGGTCTCAAGCAGGCCTCCGGCGCCTTCATGCGCCTGACCACCCCGGTCCCCTTCGATTCCCCTGACGGACGTCCGGTCAATCTGCTCTTTGTCCTGCTGGTTCCCGAACAGGCAACCGAGCAGCATTTGCAGATTCTTTCCGAACTCGCCCAGCGTTTTTCCGATCGTACCTTCCGCGAAGCCCTGTTGGCGGCGTCGGATGCGGCCGCGATCGTGACCCTTTTCCAGTCCTGA
- the hprK gene encoding HPr(Ser) kinase/phosphatase encodes MRHISLVQLYEDNRDKLLLNWVAGQQSDCMIELKAANNYGADVVGHINVIHPERLQVMGQAEYDWAMRIGERRFGQMFQDLLEAQSPAVIVADGLTPPPMLAEACRQFNTPLILSPKPCSAVIDLLRIYLSARLADTVNLHGVFMDVLGMGVLITGDSGVGKSELALELISRGHGLVADDVVEMARIAPTTIEGRCPGMLRDFLEVRGLGLLNIRTIFGETASRRKMKLKLIVHLQKALAGSDAPRLPLDAQTQEVLGVAVRKVLIPVAAGRNLAVLLEAAVRNTILQLRGIDSMQDFMDRQQRIMLDDDA; translated from the coding sequence GTGCGCCACATCAGCCTGGTCCAGCTCTATGAGGACAACCGCGACAAGCTGTTGCTCAACTGGGTAGCCGGCCAGCAAAGCGATTGCATGATCGAGCTGAAGGCGGCAAACAACTATGGTGCCGATGTTGTCGGCCATATCAATGTCATCCACCCGGAGCGCCTGCAGGTCATGGGCCAGGCTGAGTATGACTGGGCCATGCGCATCGGCGAGCGCCGTTTCGGCCAGATGTTCCAGGATTTGCTGGAGGCGCAGTCGCCGGCCGTTATCGTTGCCGATGGCCTGACGCCGCCGCCGATGCTGGCGGAAGCCTGTCGCCAGTTCAATACGCCATTGATCCTTTCACCCAAGCCGTGTTCGGCGGTCATCGACCTGCTGCGTATCTATCTCTCAGCACGACTGGCCGACACCGTCAATCTGCACGGCGTCTTCATGGATGTGCTGGGCATGGGGGTGCTGATTACCGGTGATTCCGGGGTCGGCAAGTCCGAACTGGCGCTCGAACTGATTTCGCGCGGTCACGGCCTGGTCGCCGATGATGTCGTCGAAATGGCCCGCATCGCACCGACGACCATCGAAGGCCGTTGTCCGGGCATGCTGCGCGACTTTCTTGAAGTGCGCGGTCTCGGCTTGCTCAATATCCGGACCATTTTCGGCGAAACCGCTTCGCGGCGAAAAATGAAGCTGAAACTGATCGTCCATCTGCAAAAGGCGCTGGCCGGCAGCGATGCGCCACGTTTGCCGCTTGATGCCCAGACCCAGGAAGTCCTTGGTGTCGCAGTGCGCAAGGTGCTGATCCCGGTCGCGGCCGGGCGCAATCTGGCGGTCCTTCTTGAAGCTGCGGTGCGCAATACCATCCTGCAATTGCGCGGCATCGACAGCATGCAGGATTTCATGGATCGTCAGCAGCGCATCATGCTTGACGATGACGCCTGA
- a CDS encoding RNA polymerase factor sigma-54 — protein MKPALQLKLSQHLALTPQLQQSIKLLQLSTVEMQQEIERYLLENPMLEREDEAGTESFGAAQQFDSPANETTRSEPAEERERDSREEREQEVPSAPSEVDDDRWASDAGTFTGAGRDEDDDSDSRDIHSAATSLREHLGWQLGMTQLSERDRSLVRFLIEALDDDGYLSATLEELWETLPPEYEIELEELEIALHHIQHFDPTGIGARNPSECLALQLKAMPADEIQALALAIVEKHLELLAARDFAKIRRLTACDDDALKAAQSLIVSLNPRPGARFSQTEARYITPDVMVRKLKGKWTAYINPDAYPRLRINRLYAEILSRQRRGNGNLTGQLQEARWLIKNVQQRFETIHRVTQAIVDRQRQFFEHGEVAMRPLVLREIADILGLHESTVSRVTSQKYMATPRGIFELKYFFGSHVSTDTGGACSATAIRALIKQLISAEDGKKPLSDSQLSEILGQQGIVVARRTVAKYRESLNIPPVNLRKTL, from the coding sequence ATGAAGCCAGCTCTCCAACTAAAACTATCCCAGCATCTGGCACTGACGCCGCAGTTGCAGCAGTCGATCAAGCTATTACAGTTGTCGACGGTCGAGATGCAGCAGGAAATCGAGCGTTACCTGCTGGAAAATCCGATGCTGGAGCGTGAGGACGAGGCCGGTACGGAATCCTTTGGGGCGGCGCAGCAATTCGATTCGCCGGCCAACGAAACGACGCGCAGCGAACCGGCCGAAGAGCGCGAGCGGGACTCCCGCGAGGAGCGCGAACAGGAAGTGCCGAGTGCACCGTCCGAAGTCGACGACGACCGTTGGGCTTCCGATGCCGGGACCTTTACCGGTGCCGGGCGCGACGAAGACGACGACAGCGATTCACGCGACATCCATTCGGCTGCAACCAGCCTGCGCGAGCATCTCGGCTGGCAGCTGGGCATGACCCAGCTCAGCGAACGCGATCGCAGCCTGGTCCGTTTCCTGATCGAAGCGCTGGACGATGACGGCTATCTCTCGGCCACGCTTGAGGAGCTGTGGGAAACCCTGCCGCCGGAATACGAGATCGAGCTCGAAGAGCTGGAAATCGCCCTGCACCACATCCAGCATTTCGATCCGACCGGGATCGGCGCACGCAATCCGAGCGAATGCCTGGCGCTGCAACTGAAAGCGATGCCGGCCGACGAGATACAGGCCCTTGCCCTGGCGATCGTCGAGAAACATCTGGAACTGCTCGCGGCGCGCGATTTTGCCAAAATCCGCCGGTTGACCGCCTGTGACGACGATGCACTGAAGGCGGCGCAATCGCTGATCGTCAGCCTCAACCCGAGGCCGGGGGCGCGTTTCTCGCAGACCGAAGCGCGTTACATCACGCCGGACGTGATGGTCAGGAAGCTCAAGGGCAAATGGACCGCCTACATCAATCCGGATGCCTACCCGCGCCTGCGCATCAACCGCCTGTATGCCGAGATTCTCTCGCGGCAGCGGCGCGGCAATGGCAACCTGACCGGCCAGCTGCAGGAAGCGCGCTGGCTGATCAAGAATGTGCAGCAGCGTTTCGAGACTATTCATCGCGTGACGCAGGCAATTGTCGATCGTCAGCGCCAGTTTTTCGAGCATGGTGAAGTGGCGATGCGGCCTTTGGTGCTGCGCGAAATCGCCGATATTCTCGGTTTGCACGAGTCGACCGTATCGCGCGTCACCAGCCAGAAATACATGGCGACGCCGCGCGGCATCTTTGAATTGAAATACTTTTTCGGCAGTCATGTGTCCACCGATACCGGTGGTGCCTGTTCTGCCACCGCCATTCGCGCCCTGATCAAGCAATTGATCAGTGCCGAGGATGGCAAGAAGCCCTTGTCGGATAGTCAATTATCCGAAATACTAGGCCAGCAGGGAATTGTTGTAGCCCGACGCACGGTAGCCAAATATCGCGAGTCACTCAACATCCCGCCGGTCAATTTACGCAAGACCCTGTAG
- the ttcA gene encoding tRNA 2-thiocytidine(32) synthetase TtcA: MTQSNTLLKLRKYLESRTGKAIGDYNMIEDGDTILVCVSGGKDSYTLLAMLMAMQQRAPIKFRLIAMNLDQKQPGFPADILPRYFESLGIEHRIVEADTYSIVKDKIPEGKTTCSLCSRLRRGIIYKTAKELGANKIALGHHRDDMVHTLFLNLLFGGKMKAMPPKLVTDDHAHVVIRPLAYCAENDIAKFARGMEFPIIPCNLCGSQENLQRQKIREMMQDWDKRFPGRTESVMTALQNVVPSHLADNKLFDFRGLTLDTAVDEGDIVFDSPEMPISGSIPIQFGA; encoded by the coding sequence ATGACCCAATCGAACACCCTGCTCAAACTGCGCAAATACCTGGAAAGCCGTACCGGCAAGGCCATCGGCGACTACAACATGATCGAGGACGGCGACACCATCCTGGTCTGCGTCTCCGGCGGCAAGGATTCCTATACCCTGCTCGCCATGCTGATGGCCATGCAGCAGCGCGCTCCCATCAAATTCCGGCTGATCGCGATGAATCTCGATCAGAAACAACCGGGTTTCCCGGCCGACATCCTGCCGCGCTATTTCGAATCGCTCGGCATCGAGCATCGCATCGTCGAGGCTGACACCTATTCGATCGTCAAGGACAAGATCCCGGAAGGCAAGACGACCTGCTCGCTGTGCTCGCGCCTGCGCCGCGGCATCATTTATAAAACCGCCAAGGAACTGGGCGCCAACAAGATCGCCCTTGGCCACCATCGCGACGACATGGTGCATACGCTGTTCCTCAACCTGCTCTTCGGCGGCAAGATGAAGGCGATGCCGCCCAAACTGGTGACCGACGATCATGCCCACGTCGTCATCCGGCCGCTCGCCTATTGCGCCGAGAACGACATTGCCAAGTTCGCGCGCGGCATGGAATTCCCCATCATCCCGTGCAATTTGTGCGGTTCGCAGGAAAACCTGCAACGCCAGAAAATCCGCGAGATGATGCAGGACTGGGACAAGCGCTTCCCGGGCCGTACCGAATCGGTGATGACGGCACTGCAGAATGTCGTGCCCTCGCATCTCGCCGACAACAAGCTGTTCGACTTCCGCGGCCTGACGCTGGATACGGCAGTCGACGAGGGGGATATCGTCTTCGACAGCCCGGAAATGCCGATCAGCGGCAGCATTCCCATCCAGTTTGGCGCATAA
- a CDS encoding adenylate/guanylate cyclase domain-containing protein: MSTQQRKLIVMFADVSGSARLFERLGDTEAMHAVERCLKRMNRSIESYRGRIVQVVGDEVLAAFETAEDACQASIDMQQRIADLPPVSGLKLTIRIGLHAGLVNETGSELSGEVITTAARVVGLARRDQILGSTTLIAELGPIGALNTRPMPSLGTIQENGEQLDIFQIDWSANVVPGQFSSLSVMPVDRLCVRYHGQAHLLDDKVRVLTLGRDPGSKLYISDRKASRAHARIEKRNNGYYLVDTSTNGTFVNFAGQQEVLVRQHEILMQGSGIICFGASIKDPKADQAIFEHL, from the coding sequence ATGAGCACTCAGCAACGCAAATTGATTGTCATGTTTGCCGACGTATCCGGCAGCGCCCGCCTGTTTGAACGCCTGGGCGACACGGAAGCCATGCATGCCGTGGAACGCTGCCTGAAACGCATGAATCGCTCGATCGAAAGCTACCGCGGTCGCATTGTTCAGGTGGTCGGCGATGAAGTACTTGCCGCCTTCGAGACCGCAGAGGACGCCTGCCAGGCCTCGATCGACATGCAACAGCGCATCGCCGATCTGCCACCGGTTTCGGGCCTGAAGCTGACTATCCGCATCGGTCTGCATGCCGGTCTGGTCAATGAAACAGGCAGTGAATTGAGTGGCGAGGTAATCACCACTGCCGCTCGCGTTGTCGGTCTGGCCCGCCGCGACCAGATCCTCGGCAGCACCACACTGATTGCCGAGCTCGGCCCGATTGGCGCACTCAACACCCGCCCGATGCCGAGTTTGGGAACAATTCAGGAGAATGGCGAACAACTCGACATTTTCCAGATCGACTGGTCTGCAAACGTGGTGCCAGGCCAGTTCAGTTCGCTCAGCGTCATGCCGGTCGACCGTCTCTGCGTCCGCTACCATGGCCAAGCCCATCTGCTCGATGACAAGGTGCGGGTTCTTACCTTGGGGCGCGATCCCGGCAGCAAGCTGTACATCTCGGATCGCAAGGCCTCGCGGGCGCACGCACGGATCGAAAAGCGCAACAACGGTTACTATCTGGTCGATACCAGTACCAACGGTACCTTTGTCAATTTTGCCGGCCAGCAGGAAGTGCTTGTACGTCAACACGAGATCCTGATGCAGGGCAGCGGCATTATCTGTTTCGGTGCCTCGATCAAGGATCCCAAGGCCGACCAGGCAATTTTCGAACACCTGTAA
- the hpf gene encoding ribosome hibernation-promoting factor, HPF/YfiA family, which yields MNLQIAGHHIEVTPALREYVENKLDPVVRHFDKVTGVNVVLSVEKLKQKAEVTLHVPGKDIHVEENGDDLYAAIDALFDKLDRQVQKYKQKVQDHHRGDKPVHHMAD from the coding sequence ATGAATCTGCAGATCGCTGGTCACCACATCGAAGTTACCCCGGCATTGCGCGAATACGTCGAGAACAAACTCGATCCCGTCGTTCGCCATTTTGACAAAGTCACCGGTGTTAACGTGGTTCTGTCCGTAGAGAAGCTCAAGCAGAAGGCTGAAGTGACGTTGCATGTGCCGGGCAAGGACATTCACGTTGAAGAAAACGGCGATGACCTCTACGCCGCCATCGATGCGCTGTTTGACAAGCTGGACCGTCAGGTTCAGAAGTACAAGCAAAAGGTCCAGGATCACCATCGCGGTGACAAGCCTGTACACCACATGGCTGACTAA